In Apis cerana isolate GH-2021 linkage group LG6, AcerK_1.0, whole genome shotgun sequence, the following are encoded in one genomic region:
- the LOC107999193 gene encoding xaa-Pro dipeptidase, with translation MTEINMADSTYLNGIESCFQRGNHTLKVPMSLFQNNRKRLIERIKANKKVSDTGTFIILEGGVEIPFNDTDIHWPFRQESFFQWCFGVEEPGCYGALDLSTETAILFVPRLPAEYAIWEGKLHNLEDFRKRYAIDETYYTDEIANVLKSKQAILLLTLNGQNSDSGLQTKEAIFDGIDKFKVDNKILYPEICECRVIKSPQEIEVLEYVIKISSDAHKSIMHMVKPGLAEFQVEAAFMHYVYSMGGCRHVSYTCICGSGHNASILHYGHAGAPNNKIMNDGDICLFDMGGNYCGYAADITCSFPVNGKFTEDQKMIYNAVLAARNSVMNAAKPNVVWTDMHLLANKTMLASLKSNGLLVGDVDEMIEVGLNEIFQPHGLGHFMGLDVHDVGGYLPGHPERSSAPGLRKLRTGRVLQPGMVLTIEPGCYFIDCLLDAALKNPNQSKFIVIEELKRFRGSGGIRIEDDILITETGVKNLTDVPRTVEEIEKWMAKKNYE, from the exons GAATGGAATAGAATCTTGTTTCCAAAGGGGAAATCATACTTTGAAAGTACCCATGTCTCTTTTCCAAAACAATCGCAAGAGATTAATTGAACGTAttaaagcaaataaaaaagtatcagACACAGGTACTTTCATTATTCTTGAAGGAGGAGTTGAAATTCCATTTAATGATACAGATATACATTGGCCATTTAGACaa gaatcattttttcaatggTGTTTTGGTGTTGAAGAACCAGGATGTTATGGTGCTCTTGATTTATCAACAGAAACTGCCATTTTATTTGTGCCAAGATTACCAGCAGAATATGCAATTTGGGAAGGAAAATTGCATAATCTAGAAGACTTTAGAAAACGATATGCAATAGATGAAACTTATTATACTGATGAAATAgctaatgttttaaaatcaaaacaagcaattcttcttttaacttta aaTGGTCAAAACAGTGATAGTGGTTTGCAGACAAAAGAGGCAATTTTTGATGGTATTGACAA attTAAAGTAgacaataaaatcttatatccAGAAATATGTGAATG tcGAGTTATAAAATCTCCACAAGAAATTGAGGTATtggaatatgtaattaaaataagttcaGATGCTCACAAATCTATTATGCATATGGTAAAACCAGGGCTTGCAGAATTTCAAGTAGAAGCAGCTTTTATGCATTATGTATATTCCATGGGAGGTTGTAGACATGTATCTTACACTTGTATATGTGGATCTGGACATAATGCTTCTATATTGCATTATGGACATGCTGGTGcacccaataataaaattatgaatgatgGTGATATATG cCTTTTCGACATGGGTGGAAACTACTGTGGATATGCAGCTGATATTACATGCAGTTTTCCagttaatggaaaatttacaGAAGATCAAAAGATGATATACAATGCAGTATTGGCTGCTCGTAATTCAGTAATGAATGCTGCAAAGCCAAATGTTGTTTGGACAGATATGCATCTTTTAGCAAATAAGACTATGTTAGCTTCATTAAAGAGTAATGGTTTGTTAGTAGGCGATGTTGATGAAATGATAGAAGTaggattgaatgaaattttccaaCCTCATGGGCTTGGACATTTTATGGGATTGGATGTTCATGATGTTGGTGGATATCTTCCAGGACATCCAGAACGTTCATCGGCTCCAGGTCTAAGAAAATTGAGAACTGGACGTGTTTTACAACCTGGTATGGTTTTAACAATTGAACCTGGTTGTTACTTTATTGACTGT ttattagaTGCGGCATTGAAAAATCCAAATCAATCAAAGTTTATTGttattgaagaattaaaaagattccGTGGTTCGGGTGGTATCAGGATTGAAGATGATATTCTTATAACAGAAACtggtgtaaaaaatttaacggaTGTACCTCGCAC tgttgaagaaatagaaaaatggatggctaaaaaaaattatgaatga
- the LOC114577708 gene encoding FAST kinase domain-containing protein 3, mitochondrial-like: MLLCSMQMILAGHIWAKFLMRMHMQSSTLISKFIRRWYESNSGKYAGQQNLTQTSIFIEEGLEIQEVPLIVRKIKDIETICNSKNSKNISIVDNCYKIFDISKKNNSITFNKNNANSNNNTMKNKPLNRRIDIETDEGTAILFCSDLDYFKDLDVEGTLEGLHLFNLTNGVYPMLENKISQEINCRVALEGLKKVINLENNWFKQKSNKMQKSRQFDVDNTTRDMIMKQLIKLIINSNDSEMIIQGLIALKKDKISPSRNIYRDLMCDEALSRATDGEFSPAQLINLIKILSSYKDSKYRKSIDTLWVGILLQEQEINTYTLVALFKLLKCFNQSKNMVKLILERKLSDCWLKLTGTQIAEILDCFHDDNSAMRCLISASKWASVNMNTCSEKDLINFIHSLHVKDYIDDKIENTLQNYLKSKASHIDNSKLIATIMNYCKDLQVRNESILSECGKYFIKHAMNISTSLLPSILTPFGLLYVQPPNSKEFWKVFDEVLSTKFHDLKLDDALDIFLSCTYLEKYPVKFFDKIFISQLLHKIHLRNHSVFFNRIRNKLKLLDTTMFLESKEYQSLYFPVERIEKPLFLDARVRKAVNIIYQPLASLVGGEQKLSKNVILNRLPLINFYVLDILIHPRMVSTSVFHLNLDQERNVNTAVFIYLPEYYCRNSHHLIGPQIMRKRHIKKLGFKIMTLDYVTIQELWNQSNELSSYLLKSLHSAENAL; the protein is encoded by the coding sequence ATGCTTCTATGCTCTATGCAGATGATACTAGCTGGTCATATATgggcaaaatttttaatgcgaATGCACATGCAATCCTCtactttaatttctaaatttattagaagatGGTATGAATCCAACTCTGGGAAATATGCTGGACAACAAAATCTAACACAAACTAGCATTTTTATAGAAGAAGGATTAGAAATACAAGAAGTGCCTTTAATTGTtagaaaaatcaaagatattgaaacaatatgtaatagcaaaaattcaaaaaatatctctaTTGTTGATAATTGTTAcaagatttttgatatatctaaaaagaataattcaattacatttaataaaaataatgccaattctaataataatactatgaAGAATAAACCATTAAATCGAAGAATAGATATTGAAACGGATGAAGGAACTGCAATACTATTTTGTTCAGatcttgattattttaaagatttggaCGTAGAAGGGACATTAGAGGGATTACATCTATTTAACTTAACCAATGGTGTATATCCaatgttagaaaataaaatctcacaAGAAATAAATTGCAGAGTAGCTTtggaaggattaaaaaaagttataaatttagaaaataattggtTTAAACAGAAATCTAACAAAATGCAAAAAAGTAGGCAATTTGATGTTGATAACACAACTAGAGACATGATAATGAAACAATTgattaagttaattattaatagtaatgatTCTGAGATGATAATACAAGGACTTAtagctttaaaaaaagataaaattagcCCATCTAGAAACATATATAGAGACTTAATGTGTGATGAAGCTTTAAGTCGAGCAACAGATGGAGAGTTTTCACCtgcacaattaataaatttgataaaaattttatcatcttatAAGGATTCTAAATATCGTAAATCAATAGATACATTATGGGTTGGTATTTTGCTTCAAGAACAAGAgattaatacatatacattagTAGCATTATTTAAActgttaaaatgttttaatcagAGTAAAAATATGGTGAAACTTATTCTTGAAAGAAAACTTTCTGACTGTTGGTTGAAATTAACTGGTACACAAATTGCAGAAATATTAGATTGTTTTCATGATGATAATTCTGCAATGAGATGTTTAATAAGTGCTAGTAAATGGGCAAGTGTAAATATGAATACATGTAgcgaaaaagatttaataaattttatacatagcTTACatgtaaaagattatattgatgataaaattgaaaatactttacaaaattatttgaaatctaAAGCATCACATATTGATAACTCAAAATTAATAGCcacaataatgaattattgtaAAGATTTGCAAGTCAGAAATGAATCTATTTTATCAGaatgtggaaaatattttatcaaacatgCAATGAATATATCAACTTCTTTATTGCCTTCTATTCTTACACCATTTGGATTGTTATATGTGCAACCACCAAATAGCAAAGAATTTTGGAAAGTTTTTGATGAAGTTTTATCTACaaaatttcatgatttaaaattagatgatgctttagatatttttctttcttgtacttatttagaaaaatatcctgtaaaattttttgataaaatatttatctcacAATTGCtacataaaattcatttaagaaatcattctgttttctttaatcgtataagaaataaattgaaattactaGATACTACCATGTTTTTAGAATCCAAAGAATATCAATCCTTGTATTTTCCTGtggaaagaatagaaaaaccATTATTTTTAGATGCTCGAGTTAGAAAAGCAGTCAACATAATATATCAACCATTGGCATCTTTGGTAGGGGGGGAACAAAAATTgagtaaaaatgtaattttgaatcGATTACCTCTTATAAACTTCTATgttcttgatattttaatacatccaCGCATGGTATCAACATCagtatttcatttgaatttagatcaagaaagaaatgtaaatactgcagtttttatttacttaccaGAATATTATTGTAGAAATTCACATCATTTAATAGGACCtcaaataatgagaaaaaggcacattaaaaaattaggttttaaaattatgacatTAGATTATGTAACAATTCAGGAACTTTGGAATCAATCTAATGAATTgtcatcttatttattaaaaagtttacatTCCGCAGAAAATGCtttataa